In Spinacia oleracea cultivar Varoflay chromosome 5, BTI_SOV_V1, whole genome shotgun sequence, a single window of DNA contains:
- the LOC110793811 gene encoding uncharacterized protein: protein MEEINTNGTEIEQDNYHKGYYRIEPCKWHNSPPLVNALKSIAEENVATFGFPGHNRGQAAPFPLVELIGETTYRHDILEVDNLSTPQGPILEAQKQAAQVFGASKTWFLVGGTTCGIHAAIMGVCNPGDTLILPRNCHKSAISAMVLSGVIPKYIFPDYDFHWDIPTVVSPSQVQKAIKELQYQGLKPGAVFITSPTYQGLCSNIKEISALCHLHNIPLIVDEAHGAHFGFHPSLPLSALQQGADVVAQSTHKVLFSLAQSSMLHVSPNNIADKDKINRCLQTLQTTSPSSLLLASLDAVTATLKNNPSSFFDNAINLAVEAKNKIEQIPGITVFDFPSAHDPLRLTVGVYDLGLSGYEADDFLFNDQKVISELPGSRSITLSFPPRTCKEHVDRLILGFNNLSSSFIHHQKNKEINHVGFRFSFEPWNDINMKLSPREAFFAKKKQVDIKDAIGKICGELICPYPPGIPITNPGEVISEIIIEILLKFKADGAKVIGASDPLLSSMLICDV from the exons ATGGAG GAGATTAACACCAATGGAACAGAGATTGAGCAAGACAATTACCACAAAGGG TACTATCGGATTGAACCTTGTAAATGGCACAACTCCCCTCCATTGGTGAATGCATTGAAATCTATAGCGGAAGAAAATGTAGCAACCTTTGGATTTCCTGGACACAACAGAGGTCAAGCAGCTCCATTTCCATTGGTTGAGCTGATTGGTGAAACAACCTATCGACATGACATACTTGAGGTTGACAATCTTTCGACGCCACAAGGCCCTATATTAGAAGCACAAAAGCAGGCAGCACAAGTATTTGGAGCATCAAAAACTTGGTTTCTTGTAGGTGGGACAACTTGTGGAATCCATGCTGCTATAATGGGTGTCTGTAATCCTGGTGACACCCTCATACTACCTCGAAACTGTCACAAATCTGCAATTTCTGCAATGGTCTTATCTGGAGTCATCCCCAAGTATATATTTCCAGATTATGATTTTCATTGGGATATACCAACTGTAGTTTCTCCATCTCAg GTACAAAAAGCAATTAAGGAATTACAATATCAAGGCCTTAAACCCGGAGCTGTTTTCATTACTTCCCCTACTTACCAAGGGTTATGCAGCAACATAAAAGAGATCTCTGCACTATGTCACCTACACAACATTCCACTAATTGTAGATGAAGCTCACGGAGCTCACTTTGGTTTCCACCCGTCTCTTCCATTGTCGGCCCTCCAGCAAGGGGCTGATGTGGTTGCTCAATCCACTCATAAAGTGCTTTTCTCACTTGCTCAGTCATCTATGTTACATGTATCACCCAATAATATTGCAGACAAGGACAAAATCAACAGATGTCTTCAGACCCTGCAGACCACTAGTCCAAGTTCCCTACTTCTAGCTTCACTTGATGCAGTAACAGCTACACTCAAGAATAACCCATCAAGTTTTTTCGACAATGCAATCAATTTAGCAGTAGAGGCTAAAAACAAAATCGAACAAATTCCAGGAATTACTGTCTTTGATTTTCCTAGTGCTCATGATCCTTTACGACTTACTGTTGGTGTCTATGATCTTGGTCTTTCAGGATATGAAGCAGATGACTTCTTATTTAATGATCAAAAGGTGATATCTGAGCTCCCTGGATCGCGCTCTATAACACTTTCATTTCCTCCAAGAACTTGTAAGGAACACGTTGACAGACTCATCCTTGGGTTTAACAATTTATCATCATCATTCATCCACCATCAAAAGAACAAGGAAATAAATCATGTTGGTTTCCGTTTCAGTTTCGAACCATGGAATGATATTAACATGAAACTCTCTCCAAGAGAAGCTTTCTTTGCAAAGAAGAAGCAGGTGGATATTAAAGATGCAATTGGGAAAATATGTGGTGAGTTGATATGTCCATACCCACCTGGTATTCCCATTACAAATCCTGGTGAAGTGATCTCAGAAATAATTATTGAGATTTTACTAAAGTTTAAAGCTGACGGTGCTAAAGTAATTGGCGCTTCTGATCCTCTTTTATCTTCTATGCTTATATGTGATGTTTAA